The following proteins are encoded in a genomic region of Nomascus leucogenys isolate Asia chromosome 17, Asia_NLE_v1, whole genome shotgun sequence:
- the RPS19 gene encoding 40S ribosomal protein S19: protein MPGVTVKDVNQQEFVRALAAFLKKSGKLKVPEWVDTVKLAKHKELAPYDENWFYTRAASTARHLYLRGGAGVGSMTKIYGGRQRNGVMPSHFSRGSKSVARRVLQALEGLKMVEKDQDGGRKLTPQGQRDLDRIAGQVAAANKKH, encoded by the exons ATGCCTGGAGTTACTGTAAAAGACGTGAACCAGCAGGAGTTCGTCAGAGCTCTGGCAGCCTTCCTCAAAAA GTCCGGGAAGCTGAAAGTCCCCGAATGGGTGGACACCGTCAAGCTGGCCAAGCACAAAGAGCTTGCTCCCTACGATGAGAACTGGTTCTACACGCGAGCTG CTTCCACAGCGCGGCACCTGTACCTCCGGGGTGGCGCTGGGGTTGGCTCCATGACCAAGATCTATGGGGGACGTCAGAGAAACGGCGTCATGCCCAGCCACTTCAGCCGAGGCTCCAAGAGTGTGGCCCGCCGGGTCCTCCAAGCCCTGGAGGGGCTGAAAATGGTGGAAAAGGACCAAGATGG GGGCCGCAAACTGACACCTCAGGGACAGAGAGATCTGGACAGAATCGCCGGACAG